In Lacerta agilis isolate rLacAgi1 chromosome 1, rLacAgi1.pri, whole genome shotgun sequence, the following proteins share a genomic window:
- the SELENOH gene encoding selenoprotein H isoform X1: protein MGCIAVCKKGERPGEIVRLCNGRMAPKGRKRKAEAPRAKTATSEGVEMNVAEESPKKPKKDKELGFRVIIEHCKSURVYGRSANAVSEALHQTFPDIVVMVNPEKPRRNSFEVALWKEDGTKVELWSGLKKGPPRKLKFPEPNKVVEMLKGNL from the exons ATGGGCTGTATCGCCGTTTGCAAGAAAGGAGAAAGGCCAGGTGAGATCGTTCGCTTGTGCAACGG TAGAATGGCCCccaaagggaggaagaggaaggcagaggCACCTCGGGCCAAGACTGCAACATCTGAAGGAGTGGAGATGAATGTTGCTGAGGAATCGCCCAAGAAACCGAAGAAGGATAAAGAATTGGGCTTTCGTGTGATCATTGAGCATTG TAAAAGCTGACGAGTCTATGGGCGCAGTGCCAATGCAGTCAGCGAGGCACTGCACCAGACCTTTCCTGACATCGTGGTGATGGTGAACCCTGAGAAACCGCGCAGGAATAGCTTTGAGGTTGCTTTGTGGAAAGAAGATGGCACCA aGGTGGAGTTATGGAGCGGCCTCAAGAAAGGGCCACCACGGAAGCTCAAGTTTCCCGAACCAAACAAGGTGGTTGAAATGCTGAAGGGCAACCTATAA
- the SELENOH gene encoding selenoprotein H isoform X2 gives MAPKGRKRKAEAPRAKTATSEGVEMNVAEESPKKPKKDKELGFRVIIEHCKSURVYGRSANAVSEALHQTFPDIVVMVNPEKPRRNSFEVALWKEDGTKVELWSGLKKGPPRKLKFPEPNKVVEMLKGNL, from the exons ATGGCCCccaaagggaggaagaggaaggcagaggCACCTCGGGCCAAGACTGCAACATCTGAAGGAGTGGAGATGAATGTTGCTGAGGAATCGCCCAAGAAACCGAAGAAGGATAAAGAATTGGGCTTTCGTGTGATCATTGAGCATTG TAAAAGCTGACGAGTCTATGGGCGCAGTGCCAATGCAGTCAGCGAGGCACTGCACCAGACCTTTCCTGACATCGTGGTGATGGTGAACCCTGAGAAACCGCGCAGGAATAGCTTTGAGGTTGCTTTGTGGAAAGAAGATGGCACCA aGGTGGAGTTATGGAGCGGCCTCAAGAAAGGGCCACCACGGAAGCTCAAGTTTCCCGAACCAAACAAGGTGGTTGAAATGCTGAAGGGCAACCTATAA